One genomic segment of Streptomyces sp. TLI_146 includes these proteins:
- a CDS encoding diacylglycerol kinase family protein yields MHSPTRVLADIALGAGIAAATCHWWPRHQDEPADSARPKVPVPALPSGDGLVVVVNTDAGSEAVTEVELRALLPRADLRLCEAGEDLHTALREAAAYVWARGGALGVVGGDGTVNAAAALAVESHLPLAVFPGGTLNHFATDLGLPTLKDTAEAVESGRGGTVDLGRVTGDGDCTYFLNTFSIGVYPELVRAREARETSLGKWPALALGLLRVLADGTPIDVAVDGQPRRLWLLFAGNSRYDPPGFAPSYRPSLDDGLLDLRIVDGKHPFARTRLVVAFLTGTLARSRVYQETTAVRLRIDCVGKASDYTRDGEVGPASDTLIIDKRPRALTVYLPAGR; encoded by the coding sequence GTGCACTCGCCCACCCGTGTCCTGGCCGACATCGCGCTCGGGGCGGGGATCGCCGCGGCGACCTGCCACTGGTGGCCGCGGCACCAGGACGAGCCCGCCGACAGCGCCCGCCCCAAGGTCCCGGTCCCCGCCCTTCCGTCCGGCGACGGCCTGGTGGTGGTCGTCAACACCGACGCAGGGAGCGAAGCCGTCACCGAAGTCGAGCTGCGCGCCCTCCTGCCCAGGGCGGACCTACGGCTGTGCGAGGCCGGCGAGGACCTGCACACCGCGCTCCGGGAGGCCGCCGCATACGTATGGGCGCGTGGCGGAGCGCTCGGAGTCGTGGGCGGTGACGGAACCGTCAACGCGGCGGCCGCGCTGGCCGTCGAGAGCCATCTGCCGCTCGCGGTGTTCCCCGGCGGCACCCTCAACCACTTCGCTACCGATCTCGGACTGCCGACCCTGAAGGACACAGCCGAGGCCGTCGAATCGGGCCGGGGCGGAACCGTCGACCTCGGCCGCGTCACCGGCGACGGGGACTGCACGTACTTCCTCAACACCTTCAGTATCGGCGTCTATCCCGAGCTCGTCCGGGCCCGCGAAGCCCGCGAGACGTCGCTGGGCAAATGGCCCGCCCTCGCCCTCGGCCTGCTCCGGGTCCTCGCCGACGGCACCCCCATCGATGTCGCCGTCGACGGACAGCCCCGACGGCTGTGGCTGCTCTTCGCAGGCAACAGCCGCTACGATCCGCCCGGTTTCGCCCCCTCCTACCGGCCGAGCCTCGACGACGGTCTCCTCGACCTGCGCATCGTTGACGGCAAGCATCCCTTCGCCCGCACCCGCCTCGTCGTCGCCTTCCTCACCGGCACCCTGGCCCGCTCCCGCGTATACCAGGAGACCACCGCTGTCCGGCTGCGGATCGACTGCGTGGGAAAGGCGAGCGACTACACCCGCGACGGAGAGGTCGGCCCCGCCTCCGACACCCTCATCATCGACAAGAGGCCCCGGGCACTCACCGTCTACCTGCCTGCCGGCCGTTGA
- a CDS encoding ANTAR domain-containing protein, whose translation MQRTTTIHEERWDLRARAAWGGASPGPDVAALQTELDQLRRMMAGRAVVDQACGMVMVLTPCRRAAARGMLVDVARRCDLRLREVATALVATTEGEPLPGQMQRALRRALRRLHAADRR comes from the coding sequence ATGCAGCGGACGACCACGATCCACGAGGAGCGGTGGGACCTGAGGGCCCGAGCCGCATGGGGCGGCGCGTCCCCGGGGCCGGACGTTGCCGCGTTGCAGACCGAGCTTGACCAGCTGCGCCGGATGATGGCGGGCCGCGCCGTCGTCGACCAGGCGTGCGGCATGGTGATGGTGCTGACTCCGTGCCGTCGCGCGGCAGCACGGGGAATGCTGGTCGATGTCGCACGGCGATGCGATCTCAGGCTGCGAGAGGTGGCGACCGCCCTGGTTGCCACTACGGAGGGGGAGCCGCTTCCCGGGCAGATGCAGCGCGCCTTGCGCCGCGCACTGCGGCGGCTCCATGCGGCGGACCGGCGTTGA
- a CDS encoding acyl-CoA desaturase, whose translation MSLQFPLHAPRPPCADPPDGTRSLPEYDGKAAFPRAGTAAERTGGERLSLAITALIVFLPFLALGLAVWRLWGRLIDPADVLIAAVLYAVTGFGVTVGFHRGLTHNSYRAVRLLRTALAVAGSMSFQGDVIGWVAIHRRHHAFTDRPGDPHSPYRYGTSVWGQVRGLVDAHVGWLFRNDPTSAARYAPDLLADRDIRAVSRAFPALCGLTLALPFGAGWLIGGSWVSALTALLWAGLVRIALLHHVTWSVNSLCHVIGERPFRTRRYDRATNLWPLALLSFGESWHNLHHADPTCARHGVDRGQLDASAAVIRLFERLGWVRDVRWPLPDRIAARRA comes from the coding sequence ATGTCTCTCCAGTTTCCCCTCCACGCCCCCCGTCCCCCTTGCGCCGACCCGCCGGACGGCACCCGGTCGCTCCCGGAGTACGACGGGAAGGCAGCCTTCCCGCGTGCGGGAACGGCCGCCGAGCGCACCGGCGGTGAGCGGCTGTCCCTGGCCATCACGGCGTTGATCGTCTTTCTCCCGTTCCTGGCACTCGGTCTGGCTGTCTGGCGGCTGTGGGGGCGCCTGATCGATCCGGCGGATGTCCTGATCGCCGCGGTGCTCTATGCCGTGACCGGCTTCGGCGTCACGGTCGGCTTTCACCGTGGCCTGACCCACAACAGCTACCGGGCCGTCCGGCTGCTGCGCACCGCGCTCGCGGTGGCCGGGTCGATGAGCTTCCAGGGCGACGTGATCGGCTGGGTCGCCATCCACCGCCGCCACCACGCTTTCACCGACCGGCCGGGCGATCCGCACTCCCCGTACCGCTACGGCACGTCTGTGTGGGGCCAGGTGCGCGGACTGGTGGATGCCCATGTCGGCTGGCTGTTCCGTAACGACCCCACGTCCGCCGCGCGTTACGCTCCGGATCTGCTGGCCGACCGTGACATCCGGGCCGTGTCCCGCGCCTTCCCGGCCCTGTGTGGACTCACCCTCGCACTGCCCTTCGGCGCGGGGTGGCTGATCGGGGGCAGCTGGGTGTCCGCCCTGACTGCGCTGCTGTGGGCGGGACTTGTGCGCATCGCCCTGCTCCATCACGTCACGTGGAGCGTGAACTCCCTTTGCCATGTGATCGGGGAGCGCCCGTTCCGTACCCGCCGCTACGACCGCGCCACCAACCTCTGGCCCTTGGCGCTGCTCTCGTTCGGCGAGAGCTGGCACAACCTGCACCACGCCGACCCCACCTGCGCCCGGCACGGCGTCGACCGTGGACAACTGGACGCGTCCGCCGCCGTGATCCGCCTCTTCGAACGCCTCGGCTGGGTCAGGGACGTGCGCTGGCCCCTTCCGGACCGTATCGCCGCCCGCCGCGCGTGA
- a CDS encoding DUF5994 family protein, protein MTLAPPPSPSPSLASSSAVRLRLVSQLEQGHVPRRIDGAWWPRSSDLVSELPRLLGALPHAWGQVTSALVDAAAWSPFPGRLLVANQVVSLRRTTTQRSPSTVCLLAPGRGRWDLLVVPPTATDAEAGRLMEILATALKDGKDSVVSGLAASPSATGPGPAHDAMVMAVQDGNAVSADRILAVTGIDPADRTGVSRSSPD, encoded by the coding sequence ATGACCCTTGCCCCGCCCCCGTCGCCTTCGCCTTCTCTTGCCTCGTCATCCGCCGTCCGCCTGCGCCTGGTGTCCCAGCTGGAACAGGGCCACGTGCCCCGGCGTATCGACGGTGCATGGTGGCCCCGCTCGTCCGACCTGGTGTCCGAACTGCCTAGGCTGCTGGGTGCGTTGCCGCACGCATGGGGACAGGTCACCAGCGCGCTCGTGGACGCGGCCGCGTGGTCCCCGTTCCCGGGTCGGCTGCTCGTCGCCAACCAGGTGGTAAGCCTGCGCCGGACAACCACCCAGCGGTCCCCGTCCACCGTCTGCCTGCTGGCGCCCGGCCGCGGGCGGTGGGACCTGCTGGTCGTGCCGCCCACTGCCACGGATGCGGAGGCCGGGCGGCTCATGGAGATTCTCGCCACCGCTTTGAAGGACGGCAAGGACAGCGTGGTATCGGGACTCGCGGCCAGTCCGTCGGCGACCGGTCCCGGTCCGGCGCATGACGCGATGGTCATGGCCGTCCAGGATGGCAACGCCGTCTCGGCCGATCGGATTCTGGCCGTCACCGGTATCGACCCGGCCGACCGGACCGGCGTATCCCGGAGTTCTCCCGACTAG
- a CDS encoding ANTAR domain-containing protein, producing the protein MSRTTAGHPLCSTDDVGEKLEALRLTLGEGPCVDAFTHSAAVLTPDPRTSELQERWPVFADAALAVGALVVFALLLQTGAIDPGVLGLDSQGPVRSGADEPVDAMAFAEFATLVLLGAWIGATGTSPTDTAAPGHGADLGGRRAEISQATGMLTVQLGVGIDEIIIRLRAYAYAQGRRLTVVAADVVARRLRFSPSRGRSGLTRTRDPLARSSERAMRRTPRPLPAELVSTKGVEDE; encoded by the coding sequence ATGTCCCGGACCACGGCAGGCCACCCGCTGTGCAGTACCGATGACGTCGGCGAGAAACTGGAAGCGCTGCGGCTCACCCTAGGTGAAGGGCCATGCGTGGACGCCTTCACGCACAGCGCGGCCGTCCTGACTCCCGACCCGCGAACCAGTGAACTGCAGGAGCGCTGGCCGGTGTTCGCTGATGCGGCCCTGGCCGTCGGAGCGCTCGTGGTCTTCGCGCTCCTTCTGCAGACAGGAGCGATCGATCCCGGAGTCCTGGGCCTGGACTCCCAGGGCCCGGTCCGGTCGGGCGCGGATGAGCCGGTCGACGCCATGGCTTTCGCCGAGTTCGCGACGCTGGTCCTGCTGGGCGCCTGGATCGGCGCCACAGGCACATCGCCGACGGACACCGCAGCGCCGGGACATGGCGCGGACCTGGGCGGGCGCCGGGCGGAGATCTCCCAAGCCACCGGCATGCTCACCGTCCAGCTCGGTGTCGGCATCGACGAAATCATTATCCGGCTGCGCGCCTACGCCTATGCCCAGGGGCGCAGGCTGACCGTCGTAGCCGCTGACGTGGTGGCCCGAAGGCTCCGCTTCTCCCCGTCGCGGGGCCGATCCGGATTGACGAGGACCCGTGACCCACTCGCTCGGTCCAGTGAACGCGCGATGCGGCGCACTCCCCGTCCGCTTCCGGCAGAGCTAGTATCGACAAAGGGTGTAGAGGATGAATGA
- a CDS encoding ANTAR domain-containing protein — protein sequence MDLVAEVLELRSENVELNKALSSRAVIDQARGMVMALAPCSSAPAWGLLVEVSQHCNVKLREVAAALVATTEGEPLPRQMQRELRRALRRLNDRR from the coding sequence GTGGATCTTGTCGCCGAGGTCCTCGAACTGCGTTCGGAAAACGTGGAGTTGAATAAGGCGCTGTCGAGCCGAGCGGTGATCGACCAGGCGCGTGGCATGGTGATGGCCCTGGCACCGTGCTCCAGCGCGCCGGCCTGGGGTCTGCTGGTGGAGGTGTCGCAGCACTGCAACGTCAAGCTCCGGGAGGTGGCTGCGGCTCTGGTCGCCACTACGGAGGGCGAGCCGCTTCCCCGGCAGATGCAACGGGAACTGCGCCGCGCGCTGAGGCGCCTCAACGACCGCCGGTGA
- a CDS encoding DUF1003 domain-containing protein gives MTERGGTRQHHPVVVAHRTHRAGDAQLRIADAITKFAGSMTFVYLHAVGFALWMLFVESNPWPMLTLVVSLEAIFLSTFVMIGQNRQAEFQQAKADHDFVEQELELKTNTELTRAIHTMTAELHRRLLTSPEHQ, from the coding sequence ATGACCGAACGCGGCGGTACGAGGCAGCACCATCCGGTCGTGGTCGCGCACCGGACCCACCGCGCCGGCGACGCCCAGTTGCGCATCGCTGATGCGATCACCAAGTTCGCCGGCTCCATGACGTTCGTCTATCTGCATGCGGTCGGCTTCGCCCTCTGGATGCTGTTCGTGGAATCCAACCCATGGCCCATGCTGACCCTCGTCGTCTCCCTTGAGGCGATCTTCCTTTCGACGTTCGTCATGATCGGCCAGAACCGGCAGGCGGAGTTCCAGCAGGCGAAGGCCGATCACGACTTTGTCGAGCAGGAACTGGAGCTCAAGACGAACACCGAGCTGACCAGGGCCATTCACACGATGACCGCAGAACTTCACCGTCGGCTGCTGACCAGCCCGGAGCACCAATAG
- a CDS encoding GAF and ANTAR domain-containing protein, which translates to MNEQLLAQTFVELADNLVADFDVIDFLRLLTDRCVGMLGASAAGVLLADRDGDLRVMAASDEQVRLLELFQLQSDEGPCLDCFRTGTPVAVADLRTETARWPRFVARAQLHGFGAVQALPLRLRDEVVGALNLFRAVPGPFDPVGTPIAQALADVATISLLQQRSTQRTTVLNEQLQAALNSRVLIEQAKGKLAERQGIDMEEAFTALRGYARSHNRRLSDVARAFIEDTEPLAGLTP; encoded by the coding sequence ATGAATGAGCAACTCCTGGCCCAGACTTTCGTCGAGTTGGCGGACAATCTGGTCGCTGACTTCGACGTGATCGACTTTCTGCGCCTGTTGACCGACCGCTGCGTCGGGATGCTCGGCGCGAGCGCCGCCGGCGTGCTGCTCGCGGACCGGGACGGCGATCTGCGGGTGATGGCCGCCTCGGACGAACAGGTGCGGCTGCTGGAGCTCTTCCAGCTTCAGAGCGATGAGGGCCCCTGCCTGGACTGCTTCCGCACGGGCACCCCGGTGGCCGTCGCCGACCTGCGTACAGAGACCGCCCGCTGGCCGCGCTTCGTCGCCCGGGCCCAGCTCCACGGGTTCGGCGCGGTGCAGGCGCTGCCCCTGCGGTTGCGGGACGAGGTCGTCGGCGCGCTGAACCTCTTCCGCGCCGTCCCCGGCCCGTTCGACCCGGTCGGCACGCCCATCGCGCAGGCCTTGGCCGACGTCGCCACCATCAGCCTCCTTCAGCAACGCTCCACCCAGCGCACCACGGTCCTCAATGAGCAACTGCAGGCCGCGCTCAACAGTCGCGTACTGATCGAGCAGGCCAAGGGGAAGCTCGCCGAACGCCAGGGCATCGACATGGAAGAGGCGTTCACCGCTCTGCGCGGTTACGCCCGCTCCCACAATCGCCGCCTGTCCGACGTGGCCCGCGCCTTCATCGAAGACACCGAGCCGCTGGCCGGTCTGACACCCTGA
- a CDS encoding DUF1206 domain-containing protein: MPSFQAQEGGRNAGSAARSAEKETSTAAGRAGFVTRGVVYVLIGALAIQMARGSGGESADRPGVLDRVAEQPFGKVMLRALVVGFASARWRRL; encoded by the coding sequence GTGCCGTCGTTTCAGGCACAGGAGGGGGGACGGAACGCGGGTTCCGCGGCCAGGTCCGCCGAGAAGGAGACGTCGACCGCCGCCGGCCGGGCGGGCTTCGTCACGCGGGGTGTCGTGTACGTCCTCATCGGCGCCCTGGCCATCCAGATGGCCCGGGGGAGCGGTGGGGAGTCGGCGGACCGTCCGGGTGTGCTGGACCGGGTCGCTGAGCAGCCCTTCGGAAAGGTGATGCTGCGGGCGCTGGTCGTGGGCTTCGCCTCGGCGCGCTGGCGTCGCCTGTGA
- a CDS encoding SapB/AmfS family lanthipeptide: MSLLDLQALTPAPSEADTAALSTFSAVECHHSGISLLTR, encoded by the coding sequence ATGTCCCTCCTTGACCTGCAGGCCCTTACCCCCGCCCCGAGCGAAGCCGATACCGCAGCCCTGAGCACCTTCAGCGCAGTGGAGTGCCACCACAGTGGCATCAGCCTGCTGACCCGTTGA